A genome region from Pangasianodon hypophthalmus isolate fPanHyp1 chromosome 11, fPanHyp1.pri, whole genome shotgun sequence includes the following:
- the scamp2l gene encoding secretory carrier membrane protein 2, like, protein MSGFDSNPFADPVEVNPFQDPSVTQVTRTGREGIDEYNPFSARSQDNGTTVPFSAGSQPAILQPTLEPSPQARAAAAQAELLKQQAELEKKAAELERKEQELQNRDAGRGKENNWPPLPRFFPIKPCFYQDFNEEIPGEYQRVCKMMYYLWMYHCVTLFLNLLACLACFIANAQNGIDFGLSILWFIVFSPAAFVCWYRPVYKAFRSDSSFSFFFFFFMFAFQVVVYIIQSVGIPRWGNSGWISSIAMLGSNLTVAVFMMVVAGFFTVNAVLAVILLKMVHGKYRRTGASFQKAQQEFSEGVVSNRTFQTAAATAATSAARGAFQ, encoded by the exons atgtcggGCTTCGACAGCAATCCTTTCGCCGATCCTGTGGAGGTGAATCCTTTCCAG GATCCCTCAGTGACCCAGGTGACCCGCACAGGGAGAGAGGGCATAGACGAGTACAACCCTTTCTCTGCCAGAAGCCAG GATAATGGAACTACCGTACCTTTCTCAGCTGGATCTCAGCCTGCTATTCTGCAGCCCACACTGGAGCCCAGTCCTCAG GCCAGAGCGGCGGCTGCGCAGGCCGAGCTCCTCAAACAGCAGGCGGAATTGGAGAAGAAAGCAGCCGAGCTGGAACGCAAGGAGCAGGAACTCCAGAACCGAGACGCAGGCAGAG GTAAAGAAAACAACTGGCCTCCACTGCCGAGGTTTTTCCCAATAAAGCCATGTTTCTATCAGGATTTTAATGAGGAGATCCCAGGGGAATACCAAAGGGTCTGCAAGATGATGTACTACCTCTGGatgt ATCACTGTGTGACGCTCTTCTTGAACCTGCTGGCATGTTTGGCCTGCTTCATTGCAAATGCTCAGAACGGCATTGACTTCGGCCTGTCCATCCTCTGGTTTATTGTCTTCAGCCCCGCCGCCTTCGTATGCTGGTACCGGCCTGTTTATAAAGCCTTCAG GTCCGACAGCTCCTtcagtttcttctttttcttcttcatgttcGCCTTCCAAGTGGTGGTGTACATCATTCAGAGCGTCGGCATCCCCAGGTGGGGAAACAG TGGTTGGATCTCCTCCATCGCCATGCTCGGAAGCAATCTCACAGTCGCTGTGTTCATGATGGTTGTGGCCGGATTCTTCACAGTCAACGCAGTGCTCGCAGTCATCTTACTGAAAATG GTCCACGGTAAGTACAGGAGAACAGGTGCTAGTTTCCAGAAGGCGCAGCAGGAGTTCTCTGAGGGTGTAGTGAGCAACAGAACGTTCCAGACTGCTGCGGCCACCGCCGCCACCTCGGCTGCTCGCGGGGCCTTTCAGTAA